From a single Populus trichocarpa isolate Nisqually-1 chromosome 17, P.trichocarpa_v4.1, whole genome shotgun sequence genomic region:
- the LOC7472518 gene encoding uncharacterized protein LOC7472518 isoform X1 → MGVIKEGKVSGLIPSKEGFAVHYPGYPSSISRAIQTLGGTESILKARSSQSNKLELYFRPEDPYSHPVSGELRSCHSMLLKISRKKKNSSPINEAKEESEEFHADIVARIPEAYYFEGMADYQHVVPVHADIARRKRKNPSEMEEPHFQKKPGLIDMGPEDVMMLSPPLFSLKDVPENIVLRPPSTSSSKKKQDEPPETHSKMTFEPALGIDFKDVQEIPKKINWKEFITEGTPMWEWQIAVSELFEERPIWPKYSLIERLLDKNLKFTYQTLKRLLLTVGYYFSGGPFQKFWIRKGYDPRKDPDSRIYQSVAFRVPPELKSYCDDNAAKGLKHRWEDLCKFRFFPYRNQYSFQLYELDDDYIQQEIQKPPKQTSCTYETGWFSQHVHDSLRLCVKVRFLSIFPETGAEKFLKAASEKFMKSKRACIFKDAPKPVQEEHQQINEDHETLKNDTEAVDEAIENQIDTDDVEVDELDSDDGEEEFDVYGMDSAGEADNLSLNSYSHMENTSTSYLQQLLGSFPSMDTNGDKKQDGGESSDGEYQIYEQDDDENYLDDDDD, encoded by the exons ATGGGAGtgataaaagaaggaaaagtgAGTGGATTGATACCAAGCAAAGAGGGTTTTGCAGTTCATTATCCAGGCTATCCTTCTTCAATATCTCGGGCTATCCAAACTCTCGGAGGAACTGAATCAATTCTTAAG GCTCGTAGTTCACAATCTAATAAGTTGGAACTGTATTTTCGCCCTGAGGATCCATACTCGCATCCTGTGTCAGGAGAGCTTCGTTCTTGTCACAGTATGTTGCTGAAAATAtctagaaagaagaagaattctaGTCCCATTAATGAAGCAAAGGAAGAATCAGAGGAGTTTCATGCTGATATTGTTGCTAGAATACCAGAGGCTTATTACTTTGAGG GAATGGCTGACTACCAGCATGTTGTTCCAGTTCATGCTGATATTGccaggaggaagaggaagaatccTAGTGAGATGGAGGAGCCACATTTTCAAA AAAAACCCGGTCTAATTGATATGGGTCCCGAGGATGTGATGATGCTATCGCCTCCACTTTTTTCACTCAAAGATGTGCCAGAAAATATAGT GTTAAGACCACCATCAACGTCAagttcaaaaaagaaacaagatgaACCTCCAGAAACCCATTCAAAg ATGACCTTTGAGCCAGCACTTGGTATTGATTTTAAAGATGTTCAAG AGATtcctaagaaaataaattggaagGAATTCATAACAGAAGGTACACCAATGTGGGAGTGGCAGATAGCTGTATCTGAGCTGTTTGAGGAGCGGCCCATATGGCCCAAATATTCACTGATTGAACGCTTACttgataaaaatcttaaatttacaTATCAAACGCTTAAAAG GCTTCTGCTCACAGTTGGATACTACTTTTCAGGCGGACCATTTCAGAAGTTCTGGATCAGAAAAGGATATGATCCTCGCAAAGATCCTGATTCTCGCAT ATATCAAAGCGTTGCTTTTCGAGTACCACCTGAATTAAAAAGTTACTGTGATGATAATGCTGCTAAAGG CTTGAAGCATAGATGGGAGGATTTGTGCAAATTTCGATTTTTTCCTTACAGAAACCAGTATTCGTTCCAGCTGTATGAACTTGATGATGATTACATTCAACAAGAGATACAAAAGCCTCCAAAGCAGACAAGTTGCACT TATGAAACAGGATGGTTCTCACAGCATGTGCATGATAGCTTGAGACTTTGTGTTAAGGTGAGGTTCCTATCAATATTCCCAGAGACTGGCGCAGAAAAATTTCTTAAAGCTGCTTCTGAAAAATTTATGAAGTCAAAGAGAGCATGCATTTTCAAAGATGCACCAAAACCAGTTCAGGAGGAGCATCAGCAAATTAATGAAG ATCATGAAACCTTAAAAAACGATACAGAAGCTGTAGATGAAGCTATTGAAAATCAGATCGACACTGATGATGTTGAGGTGGATGAACTCGATTCTGATGATGGTGAAGAGGAGTTTGATGTATATGGAATGGATTCG GCGGGTGAGGCAGATAATCTTTCGTTGAATTCATATTCAC ATATGGAGAACACCTCCACAAGCTATCTGCAACAACTCTTGGGCAGTTTTCCATCGATGGACACCAATGGTGACAAAAAGCAAGATGGTGGTGAAAGTAGTGACGGGGAATATCAGATATACGAGCAGGATGACGATGAAAATTACCTTGATGACGATGATGACTGA
- the LOC7472517 gene encoding outer envelope pore protein 37, chloroplastic produces MAESPPPPSPPPALPPNPNHMVPPIPHTDAPQSPASPISLLSKRPKLRVTSEFDSDTSLFFHKVSCKLLDSFAKLKLSFQNNNKGEPSQPQFALTSKLLSIHYDLEEQNALVKTSFDLGPKFHFKAAHDVKAQQGEVAMVADLGDPGYALEISSPVPTVGAPRATLKFPHGEVSLGEKEEEEARRTLSVSGIVKSQLTNGIFTAQFNDEDLKLRYCYKDETVSFIPSISLPSSALSFAFKRRFTPSNKLSYLYNFDSNNWSTVYKHTYGKDFKFKAGYDSDASLGWASLWVGDEASTAKTTPMKMKIQFMLQVPRDDIRNSALMFRVKKRWDI; encoded by the exons ATGGCTGAATCTCCgcctcctccttctcctcctccagcCCTTCCACCAAATCCTAACCACATGGTCCCACCAATCCCACATACAGATGCACCACAATCACCAGCATCTCCAATTTCCCTACTTTCAAAAAGACCAAAACTTAGAGTGACCTCTGAGTTTGACAGTGACACTTCTTTGTTCTTCCACAAAGTTTCCTGTAAGCTCCTTGATAGCTTTGCCAAGCTCAAACTttcttttcaaaacaacaacaagGGTGAACCCTCTCAACCCCAGTTTGCTCTCACTTCCAAATTACTCTCCATTCATTATGACCTTGAAGAACAGAATGCCCTTGTCAAGACTTCTTTTGATCTTGGTCCTAAGTTCCATTTTAAGGCTGCCCATGATGTCAAG gcACAACAAGGAGAGGTGGCAATGGTTGCTGACTTGGGCGATCCTGGTTATGCACTTGAAATCTCATCTCCTGTTCCAACTGTTGGTGCG CCGAGGGCGACATTGAAATTCCCTCATGGTGAAGTTTCATTGGGCgagaaagaggaggaggaagcgAGGAGAACATTGTCTGTTAGTGGAATTGTCAAAAGTCAGTTAACGAATGGAATCTTCACTGCTCAATTTAACGATGAAGATTTGAAACTAAGATATTGCTACAAG GATGAGACAGTTTCCTTTATACCAAGCATTTCACTGCCTTCAAGTGCTTTATCGTTTGCATTCAAACGTCGGTTCACTCCTTCCAATAAGTTGAG CTACCTGTACAATTTTGATTCTAACAACTGGAGTACTGTGTACAAGCACACCTATGGGAAGGATTTCAAATTTAAAGCTGGTTATGATTCAGATGCTAGTCTTGGCTGGGCATCACTTTGG GTTGGAGATGAAGCTAGCACCGCAAAGACCACCccgatgaagatgaaaatccagTTTATGCTGCAAGTGCCACGGGATGACATCAGAAATTCTGCACTCATGTTCCGTGTTAAAAAGAGATGGGACATATAG
- the LOC7472518 gene encoding uncharacterized protein LOC7472518 isoform X2, giving the protein MGVIKEGKVSGLIPSKEGFAVHYPGYPSSISRAIQTLGGTESILKARSSQSNKLELYFRPEDPYSHPVSGELRSCHSMLLKISRKKKNSSPINEAKEESEEFHADIVARIPEAYYFEGMADYQHVVPVHADIARRKRKNPSEMEEPHFQKKPGLIDMGPEDVMMLSPPLFSLKDVPENIVLRPPSTSSSKKKQDEPPETHSKMTFEPALGIDFKDVQEIPKKINWKEFITEGTPMWEWQIAVSELFEERPIWPKYSLIERLLDKNLKFTYQTLKRLLLTVGYYFSGGPFQKFWIRKGYDPRKDPDSRIYQSVAFRVPPELKSYCDDNAAKGLKHRWEDLCKFRFFPYRNQYSFQLYELDDDYIQQEIQKPPKQTSCTYETGWFSQHVHDSLRLCVKVRFLSIFPETGAEKFLKAASEKFMKSKRACIFKDAPKPVQEEHQQINEEAVDEAIENQIDTDDVEVDELDSDDGEEEFDVYGMDSAGEADNLSLNSYSHMENTSTSYLQQLLGSFPSMDTNGDKKQDGGESSDGEYQIYEQDDDENYLDDDDD; this is encoded by the exons ATGGGAGtgataaaagaaggaaaagtgAGTGGATTGATACCAAGCAAAGAGGGTTTTGCAGTTCATTATCCAGGCTATCCTTCTTCAATATCTCGGGCTATCCAAACTCTCGGAGGAACTGAATCAATTCTTAAG GCTCGTAGTTCACAATCTAATAAGTTGGAACTGTATTTTCGCCCTGAGGATCCATACTCGCATCCTGTGTCAGGAGAGCTTCGTTCTTGTCACAGTATGTTGCTGAAAATAtctagaaagaagaagaattctaGTCCCATTAATGAAGCAAAGGAAGAATCAGAGGAGTTTCATGCTGATATTGTTGCTAGAATACCAGAGGCTTATTACTTTGAGG GAATGGCTGACTACCAGCATGTTGTTCCAGTTCATGCTGATATTGccaggaggaagaggaagaatccTAGTGAGATGGAGGAGCCACATTTTCAAA AAAAACCCGGTCTAATTGATATGGGTCCCGAGGATGTGATGATGCTATCGCCTCCACTTTTTTCACTCAAAGATGTGCCAGAAAATATAGT GTTAAGACCACCATCAACGTCAagttcaaaaaagaaacaagatgaACCTCCAGAAACCCATTCAAAg ATGACCTTTGAGCCAGCACTTGGTATTGATTTTAAAGATGTTCAAG AGATtcctaagaaaataaattggaagGAATTCATAACAGAAGGTACACCAATGTGGGAGTGGCAGATAGCTGTATCTGAGCTGTTTGAGGAGCGGCCCATATGGCCCAAATATTCACTGATTGAACGCTTACttgataaaaatcttaaatttacaTATCAAACGCTTAAAAG GCTTCTGCTCACAGTTGGATACTACTTTTCAGGCGGACCATTTCAGAAGTTCTGGATCAGAAAAGGATATGATCCTCGCAAAGATCCTGATTCTCGCAT ATATCAAAGCGTTGCTTTTCGAGTACCACCTGAATTAAAAAGTTACTGTGATGATAATGCTGCTAAAGG CTTGAAGCATAGATGGGAGGATTTGTGCAAATTTCGATTTTTTCCTTACAGAAACCAGTATTCGTTCCAGCTGTATGAACTTGATGATGATTACATTCAACAAGAGATACAAAAGCCTCCAAAGCAGACAAGTTGCACT TATGAAACAGGATGGTTCTCACAGCATGTGCATGATAGCTTGAGACTTTGTGTTAAGGTGAGGTTCCTATCAATATTCCCAGAGACTGGCGCAGAAAAATTTCTTAAAGCTGCTTCTGAAAAATTTATGAAGTCAAAGAGAGCATGCATTTTCAAAGATGCACCAAAACCAGTTCAGGAGGAGCATCAGCAAATTAATGAAG AAGCTGTAGATGAAGCTATTGAAAATCAGATCGACACTGATGATGTTGAGGTGGATGAACTCGATTCTGATGATGGTGAAGAGGAGTTTGATGTATATGGAATGGATTCG GCGGGTGAGGCAGATAATCTTTCGTTGAATTCATATTCAC ATATGGAGAACACCTCCACAAGCTATCTGCAACAACTCTTGGGCAGTTTTCCATCGATGGACACCAATGGTGACAAAAAGCAAGATGGTGGTGAAAGTAGTGACGGGGAATATCAGATATACGAGCAGGATGACGATGAAAATTACCTTGATGACGATGATGACTGA